Proteins encoded by one window of Dermochelys coriacea isolate rDerCor1 chromosome 13, rDerCor1.pri.v4, whole genome shotgun sequence:
- the CARMIL3 gene encoding capping protein, Arp2/3 and myosin-I linker protein 3 isoform X6 produces MWLRPRSCHGPAGGRPRPGPASIRKVLSRPPNPLLLKVKLETKPKKFEDRVLVLTAWRLHLFGLKVPAKVESSFNVLEIRTLNTINHSQILVDTEKATYSFKFPSPASADQVTRHVNAALGKIFPSPTAGCLRTPETPRDTSPNSESSTSTSHSICGGFSETYAALCDYNGLFCREEVQWDVDTIYHSADNHEFNLLDFSHLESRDLALIVAALAYNPWFTRLHCKDLRLGSEVSEQVLHTLSKSHHLEELVLDNTGLKTDFALKLTYALGDNPGSALHSLVLSHNQIEDKGLISLSQQFLYFPKGLRQLGLCKTGVTPKGLAGLCQTLGANPAFSSSLQHLDLSKNPGLLGGEEANGFYSFLAQPNALLRLELAGTDCAVDVLFGALLHGCCTRLSYLNLSRNTFSHRKAKDSQLAFRQFFSSTYALNYVSLSGTKMPLDALRSLFQGLSANTHLSDVHLDLSGCELRSPGAQVLQEQLPGVTALGSLDISDNSFDSDLLTLVPALGKNKSLKHLWLGKNFSVKSRMLEEILHKIVQLIQEEDCSLQSLSMADSRLKSRTSILINALGSNTCLSKVDLSGNGMEDLGAKMLSKALQINSSLRSITWDRNNTTALGFHDVARALENNYTLKYMSFPMSDITAAYRSAPERMDEVWQKIQWCLLRNGHSQKFSQEQAFRLQQGIGTSSAEQMIRRLCLRVQEEVRALHSCPADTVQEEVLYARELMKEAKNSRALFPSLYELGHILASDGPVRQRLESVANEVSKAVDKELQVILESMVTLTQELCPRAMQAAEGHNKMLGTVSERVTVPRNFIRGALLEQAGQDIQNKLNEVKLSVVTYLTNSIVEELLEELYSTHKSLTQHIAHLQQLSEGQSSAGSSGGTPLDQPPRNQLRDHEETTDDELGTSIDTIAIKRQKHGRKIRPVSAFIGVADPDTDATHSWGTNSPSGWLSSSASSQYSHSRSPSFEGLAELPTEGSRLEHRTRGRPRPPRCVPPGPRQNEARTPGSIEPQQQENGTVPRLDEGLEEFFSRRVLTDNTSYPRTPRGCGVRPGPSDALPPMQKKRRKGLFHFRRNRSLKGEREVEDTLWGAPHSSPSTPQGTADEPKAPMWSSASLDEGEGQEPQGMGIPLPGMGGSGGSGVKGLPPRGNQCPTVDCSPNPMREESDSSEAELLQPSRVHGIALPGMGRSLDGKKEGTELQRVGSLHDRERRRSSDSSEKGGWRPQPPPQSSKPAFVTIRRAEASWDIAEESSQLDLEETDISSRAPRMEAGEKPPNPSFLASGKAREPPSGLRPPKPVGIPRGQKPPTQPERSQSSEEQAGGAGPIETRTSPPVTRPRPDHLETEGGSEVGRKAAPLKPQRTRRAQSCDKLESDQGREPGARGAANALLPDPPLPPPLEQHQPPRKPRLPISRPFLSVDQTVGTQESGTD; encoded by the exons TATTCGCAAGGTCCTGAGCCGCCCGCCCAACCCTCTGCTGCTGAAGGTGAAGCTTGAAACCAAGCCCAAGAAGTTTGAGGATCGTGTGTTG GTGCTGACGGCCTGGCGGCTTCACCTCTTCGGGCTGAAAGTGCCCGCCAAG GTCGAAAGCTCCTTCAATGTCTTGGAAATTCGAACGTTAAACACAATAAACCACAGCCAG ATCCTGGTGGACACGGAGAAAGCCACCTACAGCTTCAAATTCCCCAGCCCGGCCAGCGCCGACCAGGTCACCCGGCACGTCAACGCGGCTCTCGGCAAGATCTTCCCCAGCCCCACGGCGGG CTGTCTGAGGACCCCTGAGACTCCCCGGGACACGTCCCCCAACTCCGAGAGTTCGACCTCCACCAGTCACAGCATCTGCG GGGGGTTCTCCGAGACCTATGCCGCCCTCTGCGACTACAACGGGCTGTTCTGCCGGGAGGAGGTGCAGTGG GATGTCGACACCATCTACCACTCGGCCGACAATCATGAATTCAACCTGCTGGACTTCAGCCACCTGGAAAGCCG GGACCTGGCTTTGATCGTCGCCGCCCTCGCCTACAACCCTTGGTTCACGCGACTGCACTGCAAGGACCTGAGGCTG ggctCTGAGGTATCTGAGCAAGTTCTGCACACGCTCAGCAAGTCCCATCACCTGGAGGAGCTGGTGCTGGACAACACGGGGTTAAAAAC AGACTTCGCGCTCAAACTGACCTACGCTCTGGGAGACAACCCTGGCTCGGCCCTGCACAGCCTGGTGCTGTCGCACAACCAGATCGAGGACAAAG gtcTCATCTCCCTGAGCCAGCAATTCCTCTACTTCCCCAAGGGGCTGCGGCAGCTCGGGCTCTGCAAGACGGGGGTCACCCCAAAAG GGCTGGCCGGGCTGTGTCAGACCCTGGGGGCCAACCCGGCCTTCAGCAGCTCCCTGCAACACCTGGACCTCAGCAAGAACCCCGGGCTGCTGGGCGGTGAGGAGGCCAAC gGTTTTTATTCCTTCCTGGCCCAGCCCAACGCCCTCCTCCGCCTCGAGCTGGCCGGCACGGACTGCGCCGTCGACGTG TTATTCGGGGCGCTGTTGCATGGATGTTGCACTCGGCTTAGCTACCTCAACCTCTCCCGGAACACCTTCTCGCACCG GAAAGCCAAGGACTCCCAGCTGGCCTTCAGGCAATTCTTCTCGAGCACCTACGCGCTGAACTACGTGAGCCTGTCGGGCACGAAAATGCCCCTGGATGCCTtgag GTCTCTGTTCCAGGGTCTCTCGGCCAACACCCACCTGAGTGATGTTCACCTGGATTTGAGCGGCTGTGAG ctgcGCTCGCCGGGGGCTCAGGTCCTACAGGAGCAGCTCCCAGGGGTCACTGCCTTGGGGAGCCTAGACATCTCCGACAAca GTTTTGACTCCGATTTGCTGACGCTGGTCCCTGCTCTGGGCAAGAACAAATCCCTCAAACACCTCTGGCTGGGCAAGAACTTCAGCGTTAAGTCCCG GATGCTGGAGGAGATACTTCACAAGATCGTACAGCTGATTCAGGAGGAAGATTGT tccCTGCAGTCTCTCTCCATGGCCGACTCGCGGCTGAAGTCCCGGACCAGCATCCTCATCAACGCCCTTGGCAGTAATACCTGCTTGAGCAAGGTGGACCTGAGCGGGAATGGCATGGAGGACCTGGGGGCCAAGATGCTGTCCAAGGCTCTGCAGATCAACAGCAGCCTCCG GAGCATCACCTGGGACCGGAACAACACGACAGCACTTGGCTTCCATGATGTCGCCCGAGCCCTGGAGAA CAACTACACCCTGAAGTACATGTCCTTCCCCATGAGCGACATCACAGCCGCTTACCGCAGTGCCCCGGAGAGGATGGATGAGGTGTGGCAGAAG atccAGTGGTGCCTCCTCCGAAACGGCCATTCCCAGAAGTTCTCCCAGGAGCAGGCGTTCCGACTCCAGCAGGGGATCGGCACCAGCAGCGCCGAGCAA ATGATCAGACGGCTGTGCCTGCGGgtccaggaggaggtgagggctctgcaCAGCTGCCCTGCTGATACTGTCCAGGAGGAGGTGCTCTATGCGCGGGAGCTCATGAAGGAGGCCAAGAACTCGCGGGCG ctgtTCCCCAGCCTCTATGAACTGGGACACATCTTGGCGAGCGACGGGCCCGTCCGGCAGCGACTGGAGTCCGTGGCCAATGAGGTCTCCAAGGCCGTTGACAAGGAGCTGCAG GTGATCCTGGAGTCCATGGTGACACTTACCCAGGAGCTCTGCCCCAGGGCCATGCAAGCCGCCGAGGGCCACAACAAGATGCTGGGGACTGTGTCAGAGCGGGTGACCGTCCCCCGCAACTTCATCCGGGGGGCGCTGCTGGAGCAGGCTGGGCAGGACATCCAGAACAAGCTGAA CGAGGTGAAGTTGTCTGTGGTGACGTATCTCACCAACTCCATTGTGGAGGAGCTCCTGGAGGAGTTGTACAGCACCCACAAGAGCCTG ACCCAGCACATTGCCCACCTCCAGCAGCTCTCCGAGGGGCAGAGTAGTGCTGGGAGCTCCGGGGGGACCCCCCTGGACCAGCCCCCCAGGAACCAGCTGAGAGATCACGAGGAGACCACAGACGATGAGCTGGGAACCAGCATT gACACCATCGCTATCAAGAGGCAGAAACATGGCAGGAAAATCCGACCTGTCTCAGCTTTTATCG GCGTGGCTGACCCAGACACTGATGCCACACACTCCTGGGGCACCAACTCGCCGTCAGGCTGGCTCTCCTCGTCGGCCAGCAGCCAGTACTCGCATTCCCGCAGCCCCTCCTTCGAGGGGCTGGCCGAACTCCCCACTGAGGGGTCCCGGCTGGAGCACCGCACCCGcggccggccccggcccccccggTGTGTCCCTCCGGGGCCTCGCCAAAAT GAGGCTCGGACACCTGGGTCCATtgagccccagcagcaggagaATGGGACGGTGCCGCGGCTGGATGAGGGACTGGAGGAATTTTTTAGCAGGCGTGTCCTCACAGATAACACCAG CTATCCACGGACCCCCAGAGGCTGTGGGGTGAGACCAGGCCCCTCAGACGCGCTGCCCCCCATGCAGAAGAAGAGGCGAAAGGGGCTTTTCCATTTTCGGAGGAATCGGAGCCtcaagggggagagggaggttgaAGACACCCTGTGgggggccccccacagctcccccagcaccccccagggGACAGCAGATGAGCCCAAGGCACCAATGTGGAGTTCAGCCAGTCTGgatgaaggggaggggcaggaaccccaGGGAATGGGGATTCCCCtccctgggatggggggcagcGGAGGAAGTGGGGTGAAGGGGCTGCCCCCCAGAGGTAACCAG TGTCCCACCGTTGATTGTTCCCCCAACCCCATGAGGGAGGAGTCAGATTCTTCAGAGGCGGAGCTACTGCAGCCCTCCCGAGTCCACGGAATTGCCCTGCCCGGAATGGGGCGGAGCCTGGATGGGAAGAAAGAG GGGACAGAGCTGCAAAGGGTGGGAAGCCTACACGATCGAGAGAGGAGGAGGTCCTCGGACAGCTCAG AGAAAGGGGGCTGGAGACCCCAGCCTCCCCCTCAGAGCTCCAAGCCAGCGTTTGTCACCATTCGAAGGGCTGAGGCTAGCTGGGATATCG CGGAGGAGAGCTCCCAGCTGGACCTGGAGGAGACGGACATCTCCAGCAGGGCCCCCAGAATGGAGGCGGGGGAGAAGCCCCCAAACCCCAGCTTCCTGGCATCTGGAAAG GCCAGGGAGCCGCCATCCGGCCTCCGCCCCCCCAAGCCAGTAGGCATCCCACGCGGCCAAAAGCCCCCGACTCAGCCGGAGAGGAGTCAGAGTAGCGAGGAGCAGGCAGGTGGGGCCGGCCCCATCGAGACTCGGACCTCCCCCCCCGTCACCCGCCCCCGACCGGACCACTTGGAAACAGAAG gggGGTCTGAGGTGGGGCGGAAGGCGGCCCCTCTGAAACCTCAGCGAACACGCCGGGCGCAGTCCTGTGATAAACTGGAGTCAGATCAGGGTCGAGAGCCCGGAGCCAGAG GTGCTGCTAACGCCCTCCTGCcggacccccctctgcccccgccctTGGAGCAGCATCAGCCCCCTCGGAAACCCCGTCTCCCCATCTCCCGGCCTTTCCTCTCTGTGGACCAGACTGTGG gaacccaggagtccgggacAGACTGA
- the CARMIL3 gene encoding capping protein, Arp2/3 and myosin-I linker protein 3 isoform X7, whose protein sequence is MWLRPRSCHGPAGGRPRPGPASIRKVLSRPPNPLLLKVKLETKPKKFEDRVLVLTAWRLHLFGLKVPAKVESSFNVLEIRTLNTINHSQILVDTEKATYSFKFPSPASADQVTRHVNAALGKIFPSPTAGCLRTPETPRDTSPNSESSTSTSHSICGGFSETYAALCDYNGLFCREEVQWDVDTIYHSADNHEFNLLDFSHLESRDLALIVAALAYNPWFTRLHCKDLRLGSEVSEQVLHTLSKSHHLEELVLDNTGLKTDFALKLTYALGDNPGSALHSLVLSHNQIEDKGLISLSQQFLYFPKGLRQLGLCKTGVTPKGLAGLCQTLGANPAFSSSLQHLDLSKNPGLLGGEEANGFYSFLAQPNALLRLELAGTDCAVDVLFGALLHGCCTRLSYLNLSRNTFSHRKAKDSQLAFRQFFSSTYALNYVSLSGTKMPLDALRSLFQGLSANTHLSDVHLDLSGCELRSPGAQVLQEQLPGVTALGSLDISDNSFDSDLLTLVPALGKNKSLKHLWLGKNFSVKSRMLEEILHKIVQLIQEEDCSLQSLSMADSRLKSRTSILINALGSNTCLSKVDLSGNGMEDLGAKMLSKALQINSSLRSITWDRNNTTALGFHDVARALENNYTLKYMSFPMSDITAAYRSAPERMDEVWQKIQWCLLRNGHSQKFSQEQAFRLQQGIGTSSAEQMIRRLCLRVQEEVRALHSCPADTVQEEVLYARELMKEAKNSRALFPSLYELGHILASDGPVRQRLESVANEVSKAVDKELQVILESMVTLTQELCPRAMQAAEGHNKMLGTVSERVTVPRNFIRGALLEQAGQDIQNKLNEVKLSVVTYLTNSIVEELLEELYSTHKSLTQHIAHLQQLSEGQSSAGSSGGTPLDQPPRNQLRDHEETTDDELGTSIDTIAIKRQKHGRKIRPVSAFIGVADPDTDATHSWGTNSPSGWLSSSASSQYSHSRSPSFEGLAELPTEGSRLEHRTRGRPRPPRCVPPGPRQNARTPGSIEPQQQENGTVPRLDEGLEEFFSRRVLTDNTSYPRTPRGCGVRPGPSDALPPMQKKRRKGLFHFRRNRSLKGEREVEDTLWGAPHSSPSTPQGTADEPKAPMWSSASLDEGEGQEPQGMGIPLPGMGGSGGSGVKGLPPRGNQCPTVDCSPNPMREESDSSEAELLQPSRVHGIALPGMGRSLDGKKEGTELQRVGSLHDRERRRSSDSSEKGGWRPQPPPQSSKPAFVTIRRAEASWDIAEESSQLDLEETDISSRAPRMEAGEKPPNPSFLASGKAREPPSGLRPPKPVGIPRGQKPPTQPERSQSSEEQAGGAGPIETRTSPPVTRPRPDHLETEGGSEVGRKAAPLKPQRTRRAQSCDKLESDQGREPGARGAANALLPDPPLPPPLEQHQPPRKPRLPISRPFLSVDQTVGTQESGTD, encoded by the exons TATTCGCAAGGTCCTGAGCCGCCCGCCCAACCCTCTGCTGCTGAAGGTGAAGCTTGAAACCAAGCCCAAGAAGTTTGAGGATCGTGTGTTG GTGCTGACGGCCTGGCGGCTTCACCTCTTCGGGCTGAAAGTGCCCGCCAAG GTCGAAAGCTCCTTCAATGTCTTGGAAATTCGAACGTTAAACACAATAAACCACAGCCAG ATCCTGGTGGACACGGAGAAAGCCACCTACAGCTTCAAATTCCCCAGCCCGGCCAGCGCCGACCAGGTCACCCGGCACGTCAACGCGGCTCTCGGCAAGATCTTCCCCAGCCCCACGGCGGG CTGTCTGAGGACCCCTGAGACTCCCCGGGACACGTCCCCCAACTCCGAGAGTTCGACCTCCACCAGTCACAGCATCTGCG GGGGGTTCTCCGAGACCTATGCCGCCCTCTGCGACTACAACGGGCTGTTCTGCCGGGAGGAGGTGCAGTGG GATGTCGACACCATCTACCACTCGGCCGACAATCATGAATTCAACCTGCTGGACTTCAGCCACCTGGAAAGCCG GGACCTGGCTTTGATCGTCGCCGCCCTCGCCTACAACCCTTGGTTCACGCGACTGCACTGCAAGGACCTGAGGCTG ggctCTGAGGTATCTGAGCAAGTTCTGCACACGCTCAGCAAGTCCCATCACCTGGAGGAGCTGGTGCTGGACAACACGGGGTTAAAAAC AGACTTCGCGCTCAAACTGACCTACGCTCTGGGAGACAACCCTGGCTCGGCCCTGCACAGCCTGGTGCTGTCGCACAACCAGATCGAGGACAAAG gtcTCATCTCCCTGAGCCAGCAATTCCTCTACTTCCCCAAGGGGCTGCGGCAGCTCGGGCTCTGCAAGACGGGGGTCACCCCAAAAG GGCTGGCCGGGCTGTGTCAGACCCTGGGGGCCAACCCGGCCTTCAGCAGCTCCCTGCAACACCTGGACCTCAGCAAGAACCCCGGGCTGCTGGGCGGTGAGGAGGCCAAC gGTTTTTATTCCTTCCTGGCCCAGCCCAACGCCCTCCTCCGCCTCGAGCTGGCCGGCACGGACTGCGCCGTCGACGTG TTATTCGGGGCGCTGTTGCATGGATGTTGCACTCGGCTTAGCTACCTCAACCTCTCCCGGAACACCTTCTCGCACCG GAAAGCCAAGGACTCCCAGCTGGCCTTCAGGCAATTCTTCTCGAGCACCTACGCGCTGAACTACGTGAGCCTGTCGGGCACGAAAATGCCCCTGGATGCCTtgag GTCTCTGTTCCAGGGTCTCTCGGCCAACACCCACCTGAGTGATGTTCACCTGGATTTGAGCGGCTGTGAG ctgcGCTCGCCGGGGGCTCAGGTCCTACAGGAGCAGCTCCCAGGGGTCACTGCCTTGGGGAGCCTAGACATCTCCGACAAca GTTTTGACTCCGATTTGCTGACGCTGGTCCCTGCTCTGGGCAAGAACAAATCCCTCAAACACCTCTGGCTGGGCAAGAACTTCAGCGTTAAGTCCCG GATGCTGGAGGAGATACTTCACAAGATCGTACAGCTGATTCAGGAGGAAGATTGT tccCTGCAGTCTCTCTCCATGGCCGACTCGCGGCTGAAGTCCCGGACCAGCATCCTCATCAACGCCCTTGGCAGTAATACCTGCTTGAGCAAGGTGGACCTGAGCGGGAATGGCATGGAGGACCTGGGGGCCAAGATGCTGTCCAAGGCTCTGCAGATCAACAGCAGCCTCCG GAGCATCACCTGGGACCGGAACAACACGACAGCACTTGGCTTCCATGATGTCGCCCGAGCCCTGGAGAA CAACTACACCCTGAAGTACATGTCCTTCCCCATGAGCGACATCACAGCCGCTTACCGCAGTGCCCCGGAGAGGATGGATGAGGTGTGGCAGAAG atccAGTGGTGCCTCCTCCGAAACGGCCATTCCCAGAAGTTCTCCCAGGAGCAGGCGTTCCGACTCCAGCAGGGGATCGGCACCAGCAGCGCCGAGCAA ATGATCAGACGGCTGTGCCTGCGGgtccaggaggaggtgagggctctgcaCAGCTGCCCTGCTGATACTGTCCAGGAGGAGGTGCTCTATGCGCGGGAGCTCATGAAGGAGGCCAAGAACTCGCGGGCG ctgtTCCCCAGCCTCTATGAACTGGGACACATCTTGGCGAGCGACGGGCCCGTCCGGCAGCGACTGGAGTCCGTGGCCAATGAGGTCTCCAAGGCCGTTGACAAGGAGCTGCAG GTGATCCTGGAGTCCATGGTGACACTTACCCAGGAGCTCTGCCCCAGGGCCATGCAAGCCGCCGAGGGCCACAACAAGATGCTGGGGACTGTGTCAGAGCGGGTGACCGTCCCCCGCAACTTCATCCGGGGGGCGCTGCTGGAGCAGGCTGGGCAGGACATCCAGAACAAGCTGAA CGAGGTGAAGTTGTCTGTGGTGACGTATCTCACCAACTCCATTGTGGAGGAGCTCCTGGAGGAGTTGTACAGCACCCACAAGAGCCTG ACCCAGCACATTGCCCACCTCCAGCAGCTCTCCGAGGGGCAGAGTAGTGCTGGGAGCTCCGGGGGGACCCCCCTGGACCAGCCCCCCAGGAACCAGCTGAGAGATCACGAGGAGACCACAGACGATGAGCTGGGAACCAGCATT gACACCATCGCTATCAAGAGGCAGAAACATGGCAGGAAAATCCGACCTGTCTCAGCTTTTATCG GCGTGGCTGACCCAGACACTGATGCCACACACTCCTGGGGCACCAACTCGCCGTCAGGCTGGCTCTCCTCGTCGGCCAGCAGCCAGTACTCGCATTCCCGCAGCCCCTCCTTCGAGGGGCTGGCCGAACTCCCCACTGAGGGGTCCCGGCTGGAGCACCGCACCCGcggccggccccggcccccccggTGTGTCCCTCCGGGGCCTCGCCAAAAT GCTCGGACACCTGGGTCCATtgagccccagcagcaggagaATGGGACGGTGCCGCGGCTGGATGAGGGACTGGAGGAATTTTTTAGCAGGCGTGTCCTCACAGATAACACCAG CTATCCACGGACCCCCAGAGGCTGTGGGGTGAGACCAGGCCCCTCAGACGCGCTGCCCCCCATGCAGAAGAAGAGGCGAAAGGGGCTTTTCCATTTTCGGAGGAATCGGAGCCtcaagggggagagggaggttgaAGACACCCTGTGgggggccccccacagctcccccagcaccccccagggGACAGCAGATGAGCCCAAGGCACCAATGTGGAGTTCAGCCAGTCTGgatgaaggggaggggcaggaaccccaGGGAATGGGGATTCCCCtccctgggatggggggcagcGGAGGAAGTGGGGTGAAGGGGCTGCCCCCCAGAGGTAACCAG TGTCCCACCGTTGATTGTTCCCCCAACCCCATGAGGGAGGAGTCAGATTCTTCAGAGGCGGAGCTACTGCAGCCCTCCCGAGTCCACGGAATTGCCCTGCCCGGAATGGGGCGGAGCCTGGATGGGAAGAAAGAG GGGACAGAGCTGCAAAGGGTGGGAAGCCTACACGATCGAGAGAGGAGGAGGTCCTCGGACAGCTCAG AGAAAGGGGGCTGGAGACCCCAGCCTCCCCCTCAGAGCTCCAAGCCAGCGTTTGTCACCATTCGAAGGGCTGAGGCTAGCTGGGATATCG CGGAGGAGAGCTCCCAGCTGGACCTGGAGGAGACGGACATCTCCAGCAGGGCCCCCAGAATGGAGGCGGGGGAGAAGCCCCCAAACCCCAGCTTCCTGGCATCTGGAAAG GCCAGGGAGCCGCCATCCGGCCTCCGCCCCCCCAAGCCAGTAGGCATCCCACGCGGCCAAAAGCCCCCGACTCAGCCGGAGAGGAGTCAGAGTAGCGAGGAGCAGGCAGGTGGGGCCGGCCCCATCGAGACTCGGACCTCCCCCCCCGTCACCCGCCCCCGACCGGACCACTTGGAAACAGAAG gggGGTCTGAGGTGGGGCGGAAGGCGGCCCCTCTGAAACCTCAGCGAACACGCCGGGCGCAGTCCTGTGATAAACTGGAGTCAGATCAGGGTCGAGAGCCCGGAGCCAGAG GTGCTGCTAACGCCCTCCTGCcggacccccctctgcccccgccctTGGAGCAGCATCAGCCCCCTCGGAAACCCCGTCTCCCCATCTCCCGGCCTTTCCTCTCTGTGGACCAGACTGTGG gaacccaggagtccgggacAGACTGA